Genomic segment of Aliiroseovarius sp. M344:
TTGCGCGGTTTGCGGATGTTGACTTCACCTACGCTGCCAATGCGCTGAGCGTGCAGGCCAATGGCGCGGTATCAATCACCTACCGGCTGCTTGACCCGCAGAACTGGGGCGCAACCTCCGCCCGCTGGTCATGGTCGGTTGATCAGTCTGTTCCGAAAACCGATCTGCGTCAGAAGGGCGGGGATGACCGAAACCTCGCGCTCTGTTTCGCCTTCCTGCCAAAAGCCGAGGCCGAGCGGGTCAAGGGTGGTCGCAACCTGCGCAGGCTGTTGAAAAACCCAAACGGGCGCGTGCTGGTCTATGTCTGGGGCGGTGATCACGGGCGCGGCGCGGTGCTGGCGTCGCCGTATCTGGGTGCGCGCGGCAAGACCGTGGTGCTGCGGCCATCGGGCACCGGCGGCCATGCAGAACGCGTCGATCTGGCGGCCGATTATCGCCGTGCCTTTGGATCAGAGCCCGGCGCGCTGGTTGCCTTGGCCGTGTCGGCGGACAGCGATGACACAAACACCGTTGCGCGCGGACGGATTGCGGATCTGGAGCTGAAGTAGGCGGATAACAGCGGCCCCGGCGCCTGTTCTGGTTGAACCTGCCGGGCCGCGTGCTAGGATCGTAGCGCAACCCATTCTGATGCGAGGTCCCATGCTGCGCACCGCCCTGATCCTTCCCGTTCTGACCCTGACGCTCGCCGCCTGCGAACCGGACGGCATGTTCAAAACCAATAGCGACAAAATCGACGTGACGGACGAAACCGGCGCACAGATATATGCCGAGAATTGCGCAGCCTGCCACGGGGCTGACGCCAAAGGCGGCGCCATGGCAGGCGCACCCGACCTGACCACACTGACCAAACGCCACGGCGGCAGTTTCCCCGCGCGTTACGTTATGTCCACTATCGACGGCTATGCCCAAGGCTCGCACCGTGGCCCGATGCCCGAATTCGGCGCCTATCTGGAAAGCGAGATGGAGGTCTGGGTGGACGAGAAAGGCGTGCAGACCCCGACCCCTGCTGCGTTGATTAGGCTGGCGGAGTATTTGGAGAGTGTGCAGGGGTAACGGCATTCGCTGACCTCCCGCCCGGTCGATAGACCGGGCAGCGCCCGACCCTCCCCACGGGAGGGCGCTTTTGTAGCGTTACAACATACGGAACGGGTTCGCGTGCGGTGAGCGGATGCCTCATGAGAGGGCATTGAGCGCCCACCCAGGGTCAGGCGCTGCCCTCGTCTCGATTCAATTTGAGTAATCGACGAGCCTTTTCACAAAGGCCTCAATATCGGCTTGGTGCCCCTGATGAGAAATATTTAAGGGGCGAATACACAGCCCGCGCTCGCGCACATGATTCTTTCCTTTCTCCATTCTACCCCACATAATCCGCGATAGATGTTTAAGAAGGATCTTCCCTACTTTGTCTTTATCAGGCTCGTTTGCAACGAACCGAAAAGCTCCAACAACGATGTCGCATATTGTTGCAAGGTGCGAGTGGCCAATACCTGTGTCATCTACGCCGACTACATTTTCCAACTTCTTCCTGGACCCGTCGTTCCAAGGTATCCCTAGTTCGAAGACCTCTCGAAGGTACTTCTTTTGGTGATAGTCTTCAGTGTGATCAAAAAACGCGAGACCAGATACGCCTCCATTCTCACTAAGAAATTGGTTAAATTTCGTTAGAATGGTGTTGGTACCAAACTTTAGCCGATCTTCATGTGTCTGACCTTTCGCAATCGCATGTGGAACAACATAACAGCAAATCTTGCAGCCAGTATCAGCAGCCAATTCGAGAATTTTGTTTTTTACTTCAGTATGCTGATCTCTCGAAACGTGTTCCGGTTTGGTCATCGGTGAAGATTTTAAAACATCGCCAGAAACATACCCATGACTAGCACGAAGACTTTCAACCCCTTTATGTAACTCTAGCAATTTCTCTGAGGGAAAAAATACCGCTGCGAACACCAAGAACTGCTTTTGCCCGTCCTGATCAGCCTCGTCAGCTATTAGAATGTACAAATCGTATCTACCTCAAACATCCAACTCCTCCACGAACTTCGCGTTCTCCTGAATATACTGGAACCGAAGTTCGGGTTTTTTGCCCATCAGTTGCTCGACCAAGGCGGCGGTTTCGCCGGGTTCATCCTCGTCAATCGTGACGCGGATCAGTTTGCGGGTGGCGGGGTTCATGGTGGTGTCTTTCAGGTCTTTCGCGTCCATCTCGCCCAGACCTTTAAAACGGCTGACGTCGATCTTGCCTTTGCCGCCCAGACCTTTCTCTAACCACTCGTCACGCTCGGCCTCGTCCAGACAATAGACGCGTTTCGCGCCTTGGGTAAGGCGAAACAGCGGCGGGCAGGCCAGATACAGGTGCCCGGTGTCGATCATCGGGCGCATTTGGGTGAAGAAGAATGTCATCAAAAGCGCGGCGATATGCGCGCCGTCGACATCCGCATCGGTCATGATGATGATCTTGTCATAGCGCAGATCATCGACGTTAAACCGCGTGCCCAGACCGACACCAAGGGCTTGGGTCAGGTCGCTAATCTCAGCATTGGTGCCAATCTTGGACCCCGCCGCGCCCAACACGTTCAGAATTTTACCGCGCAAGGGCAACAGCGCCTGCGTTTTCCGATCCCGCGCCATCTTGGCTGACCCACCAGCCGAGTCGCCCTCGACAATAAACAGCTCGGTGCCTTCGCGGTTGGTGGCGGAACAATCGACCAGTTTGCCGGGAAGGCGCAGTTTCTTGGTGGCGGTCTTGCGTTGCGTTTCTTTTTCCTGCTTACGGCGCAACCGTTCTTCGGCCCGCAGCACAAGGAAATCGAGGATCGCGCCCGCCGATTTCGTGTCTGCCGCCAGCCAGTTGTCAAAGTGGTCGCGCACCGATTGCTCGACCATTTTGCTGGCGCTTTCTGTGGACAGCCGGTCTTTGGTTTGCCCCACGAAGGACGGATCGGCGATGAAGCACGACACCAGCGCGCAACCGCCCGTCATCATGTCGTCGCGGGTGATGTTGGTGGCCTTTTTGTTGCCCACCAGATCGCCGTAAGCCTTGATGCCTTTCAGGATCGCGGCCCAGAATCCGGTCACGTGGGTGCCGCCTTCGGGGGTCGGAACCGTGTTACAATAGGACTGGATGTAGCCATCGCGCGACGGCGTCCAGTTGATCGCCCATTCGACATAACCGGGTTCATTGAACCGTTCGCGAAACTCGACTTTTCCGGCGAAGGGCTGGTCGGCATAGACCGACGCGCTGCCCAATGTTTCCTTCAGATAATCGGAAAGCCCGCCGGGGAAGTGGAAGGTCGCTTCAGTCGGCGTCTCGCCGTCGTCGATATGCGATTTCCAGCGAATTTCGACGCCCGAGTACAAGTAGGCCTTTGACCGCACCAGAGTGAAAAGCCGCTTGGGTTTGAACCTGTGGTGGCCGAAAATCTCTTCGTCTGCGTGGAACGTAACCTCGGTGCCGCGCTTGTTGGGGGCAGCGCCGACTTTCTCGACGGGTCCAAGCGGGATGCCACGCGAAAAGCGTTGCTCGAACATCTCTTTGTTTTTGGCGACACGGACAATCATCGAATCCGACAAAGCGTTCACGACAGACGAGCCAACACCATGCAGCCCGCCCGAGGTCTGATAGGCCTTCCCCGAAAACTTACCGCCCGCGTGCAGGGTGCACAAAATGACCTCAAGCGCGGATTTGTCGGGAAATTTGGGGTGCGGGTCGATCGGAATGCCGCGCCCGTTATCGGTAATGGAAACGGAATAATCGTCGTTCAGCGTGACTTCGATCCGGTTGGCGTGCCCAGCCACAGCTTCGTCCATCGAGTTATCAAGGATTTCGGCCACCATATGGTGCAACGCGCGCTCGTCTGTGCCGCCGATATACATCCCGGGGCGTTGGCGCACAGGCTCCAGACCCTCAAGCACCTCGATAGAGGATGCGTCATAGGTATCGGCGCCCTGACTGGCCAAAAGGTCGTTGCTCATAGATTTTTTGCCCTGCATGCTGCTTTGCTTTGCTATTTGGTGTACTATGACAGAGCACCCGGACCGGGAAAAGGGCGGGAGTGCGACTTGATTGGTTGAAACAACAGGTTTTTCGGTTTCTTTGAAAGATACGCGTTTGATCGCACCTTAAGGTGAAAAATACGTCAGGTCTTTGCCTGCGTAGATATCAGGTGATCGGGGATGCGAGCCAAGCATTTCGGAAGCAAATGCAACGTCCATATGCTCGCAATTGCTCCAATGCAGACACATCAGAAAACGAAGAAGGCACCGATTCAGCGATGCCTTCTTAACCACATAATTTGGTTTAGCACTTAGCTATACAAGGCTGGTTCGCCCATCTGCTGGTGGATCGAATTAGCGGTGCGCGCATCGATGCCCAGAGCCTGACCCAACTCGTGCAAATACTTGGCCTCGGCCTGACTGTCGAGATCCAAGCCAACCAGAGACATTGCATAGACCTGCGCTTCCATCCCGCGGGGCACGTCGCGGGCAAGGTTGCCCACATCAACAGGAAGTTGGAATTCTTCATTCACAAGCTGCACCTCAGATGCCGTCATGTCGCCCATGTGCTTCAAGAGCGCTTCTTTCTCTTTAGCGTCAACCCGACCGTCACATTTTGCGGCCTGAATAATGGCACGAAGCAGCAGTGCCGCCTGATCTTCCTGCGCTTGGGTCGGCGTTGCCTTCGGCGTGCCGCCACGCTGGAAGGCATCGTTCAGCATGTCGCCCAACGACCCGGGCGCAGGCTTGGCTGTATTGTTCCCGGGTGCCATTCCGCCGGACAGGCTTTCCAGAAGGCCGCCCAATCCGCCTTGTGCGGCACCGCCGCCAGCAGAAGTGCCACCTAACATCTTGCCCAGCATGTCCACCAGTTCGCCACCGGGATTGGCGGCTTGCCGACCCGATGATTGTGCACCGCCGCCCAAAATATCTGACAACCCGCCGCCGGTTTTGCGGCCACCTCCGCTGGTATTTTTCATGATGTCGCCCAGCATATCCGACAGCCCGCCGCCAGATGCTTGCGTGCTGGTCGACTGGCCGCCAGCTAGCCCGCCCAGCAGGTCGCCCAATCCGCCTTCGGGAGAATGATCGCTTCCAAATATGCTGCCTGTGCCGGGTTCAGCTGCCGGTCGTTGGCGAGTTGTGCCTTTACCCATACTCGACACGCCCTTGGCGATGGCCGCGCCCAGTGCAATTTTCGCCAGTGTTCCAACAAGACTCATATCAATACCTCCCAGTTTTTAATCAGAAGTGATTCTAGTCCAACAACTGTGACGAGATAAGGGGAAACACCGGATGCCGACGTCACGCTCCAGCCAGCCTTCGCATAAATGGAAGCTCAGGACGTGCCGAACGGATGCTGCTAGACGTTGGGTTTCGTGACTATGCAAACGGGTTTTCGGGGTAAGTCACGCCAGCCAAATACAGCCCTTCAGGTGGGCAAACCGGCCCGCAGGCCGCCCGATCGCGGACTTCCAGCGCACGACTAACATCGTCAGGTGTCCACGCACCTGTGCCCACCCGCTCCAAAGTGCCAACGAAGCTGCGCACCTGATTGTGCAGGAAAGACCGCGCGCGCACGTGGAAGCGGTACTCGGTGCCGTTGGCCATCGTAATTTGCTCGACCCGCAGTTCGTCGAGTGTTCGAACTGGGCTGTCTGCCTGACATAGGGTCGACCGAAATGTTGTGAAGTCGTGTCGCCCCAGCAACCGATCAGCACCGGCCTGCATGGCGTCAACGTCCAACCCGTGTTTGATGTGCCACGCAAGGCCGCGATCGTGCGTCAACGGCGCGCGGCGCGAAATCAGGCGAAACAGATACCGCCGTTCAAGCGCCGAAAATCGGGCATGGAATTCATCACTCACTGCGGCGCAGTCCACAATGGCAATGCGCGCGCTTTTCAGATGATAATTCAGCGCCTCCGACAGCCGAAAGGCCTCCCAGTCTTTTTGCAGATCGCAATGTGCGACCTGCGCCAATCCGTGCACGCCAGCATCGGTTCGTCCAGCCGCTGCAATATTGTGCGTGCCGGATTCAAGCTTTTCCAGCGCAGCCTCGATCGCCCCCTGAACAGAAGGATGCTCCTTCTGGCGCTGCCAACCGGCAAACGATCCACCGTGGTATTCGACTTTTAAAGCGTATCTGGGCATAGCTTTCCGCATACCGTGCTGCGGGGGCACGGGCAAGATGCGACTCTATGGGGAGGCCGCATTGAAAGCTCCCCTCTGGCACTGTTGCAGCCGGATGCATATGTTCAGCCTGAATGAACGACGGAGGCACCTTTGGGCCTAGGCGATATCGCAGACAGTATTACCCGCCAGATCGAAGCGATTGGCGACGCGACAAGCGAAGCACTGTTCGAGCCTGTGATCCGGCTGGGCGTCACTGGCCTGTCGCGCGCAGGAAAAACGGTGTTTATCACCTCGCTGGTGGCCAACTTGATGAACCGGGGACGGATGCCGGGGCTTCTGGCGGCGGCCGATGGGCGTATTCAGGCGGCGTTCCTGCAACCTCAGCCGGACGATACTGTCCCGCGGTTTGACTATGAAACGCATCTGGCGGCGATGACCGGGTCCGCACCTTCTTGGCCCGCATCAACCCGCGCCACGTCCGAACTGCGCCTGTCGTTCCGGGTTCAACCCTCAGGCCTGTTGGGCGGGCTGCGCGGCCCCCGCACCGTGCATCTGGACATCGTGGACTATCCCGGAGAATGGCTGTTGGACCTGTCATTGCTGGACCTCAGCTATTCTGACTGGGCTGCTCAAGTGCTGGATCGGATCGCCGATCGACCGCAAGCGGAAAGCTATCTGGGTCTGCTGCAAGGCGTTGATGGTGCCGCGCCGCTGGACGAAATGGAGGCCAAGCGCCTTGCCGGTGGGTTCGCCGCTTACCTTACCGCTGCCCGCGAAGATGGATACAGCGACTGCACTCCGGGACGCTTCCTGTTGCCCGGTGATATGGAAGGCAGCCCCGCCTTGACCTTTGCCCCGATCCCGCGCCCCGACACCACGCCACGCAAAAGCCTGTGGCGCGAGATGGAGCGACGCTTCGAGGCCTATAAATCCCGTGTTGTGAAACCCTTCTTCCGGGACCATTTCTCAAAAATCGACCGCCAGATCGTACTGGTCGACGTGCTGGGTGCGATCCATTCCGGTCCCAATGCGTTGGAAGACCTGCGCCGCGCGATGGCCGAGATACTGACCGCCTTCCGGCCCGGCGCAAATGCGTTTCTCAGCTCGATCTTTCTGGGTCGCCGGGTTGAACGCATCTTGTTCGCCGCAACCAAGGCCGATCACTTGCACCACAGCCAGCACCCGCGCATGACGGCAATCACCGAAGCACTGCTGCGTGATGCGCGTGATCGGGCGGATTTTGCGGGCGCAAAGACTGCGGCGATGTCCATCGCGGCGCTACGCACAACTGTCGAAGAACGACTGGATCACGATGGGCAGATGCTCGACTGCGTGCGCGGGCAGCTATTGGACAGCGGCAAAACCGCCGCCTTCTATCCCGGTGAATTGCCTGAAGATCCCGCCCGATTGCTCTCACCAGCGCGCAGCGGGGCCGAGAAATGGCTGGACGCTGATTACCAGATCATGCGATTTGCGCCGACCTCGATCTCGCTTAAGCCAGGCGAAGGTCCACCCCACATCCGGCTCGACAAAGCCGTCGAGTTTCTGATTGGAGACCGATTGTGATCTTAGCTCCGGCCACCCTAGCGGACGCGCCTGCAATCGCCAACATCCTGACCGGTTGGATCGCCGCGACCCAATGGATGCCGCGCATTCATAGCCGCGCCAGCGAAAAAGGGTTCGCGCAAAAGTTGGTGGAACGCGGCTGGACCACGGTTGCCTGTGATCGCGGCCGCATCTGTGGCTTTCTGTCACGTGATCATGCCGAAGTGCATGCGCTTTACCTGGCACCTGCTGCGCGGAGACGCGGGATCGGCAAAGCTCTTCTGGACGACGCCAAAGCGGCGCGCGCTGATCTTGCGCTTTACGCCTTTCAGGCCAATGAAGGGGCGTGCCGGTTTTACCGACGTGAAGGCTTCACCGAGGAATTCCGCACCGATGGCGCGGGCAATGACGAGCACCTGCCGGATATCCGGTTTGTTTGGAGGGCTGCGTGATGGCCAACACTGAAAAACCAAAAAAGGGGCCGGTTCTGATCGAACTGGATGACGCGCCAGCTACGACGCCTGCTGATGCCCCTCCCGTGCCCGACCTAAGCCCCGTCGCAACGTCCGGCGCAGCTATGCAGAGCGCAATCAGCTTTGCGGGCCGCAAGCCGTCGTGGCTGGCGCGGTGGTTCTGGTCGCTGTTGCTTGCGATTACGGGTTTTGTGCTGTCGGTTGCCGCGCATGACTTCATCATGGGGCTGGTCGCGCGTCAGCCAATCCTTGGCTACGCGGCGCTGGGCTTGGTCGCGGCCTTCATTCTTGTCTTGCTGATCATAGCCCTGAAGGAATGGGTCGCGTTTGCCCGATTGCGCCGCGTCGACACGCTGCATCGCGCTGCCGAAGCCGCCATGGCACATGGTGATCTGGGGGAAGCCCGCAGCGTGGTCGATAGCTTGAAACGGCTGTATCGCGGGCGCGATGATATGCGGTGGGGGCTGGATCGGATGGCCGAGCGTGATGGAGATGTGTTCGACGCAGACACACTTTTTTCACTGGCGGAAACCGAACTGATGGCGCCGCTGGATGCCGCCGCAATCAAAGAGGTTGAGGCCGCCGCCCGTCAGGTCGCCACTGTGACTGCCATTGTGCCCATCGCGCTGGCCGATGTGGCGACGGCGCTGACCGCCAACATCCGCATGATCCGGCGCGTGGCCGAGATATACGGTGGCCGCTCTGGCGCGCTGGGAAGCTGGCGCTTGACCCGTGCCGTCATGGCACATCTGGTGGCGACCGGCGCTGTCGCGATCGGCGATGACATGATCGGTTCATTGGCTGGGGGGGGCATTTTGTCGAAACTTAGCAGACGCTTCGGCGAAGGCGTGGTGAACGGTGCGCTAACCGCACGTGTCGGCGTTGCCGCCCTTGAAGTCTGTCGACCATTGCCGTTTGGCCCGAAGAAACGCCCGAGCGTCACAGGAATTGTGAAACGCGCGCTGACGGGGTTGTTTGGAAACTGAGCCTCACACCGAAGTCAGATCAGTTTAGTCTTGGCACCTGCTGCGCAGGCTGTGACAGGTCTTCGACACCCATCCGAAGTCCACGTCCGATCCGATGGGCCAGCATGATCCACGCGCGCGCCGTTTCCGGTGGAAGCACTTCGGTCGTGACCTCTTCAAACAGGTCCAGCCACGGGTTAAAATGGTTTGGTTTAACATCTCCGGCCTGCATGTGTGCCCGCATTGGATTGCCGTCGTAACCGGGTTCTCGCAGGATTGCCCCACGCCAAAACCGTGAAATCAGGGCGATATGCGTCGCCCATTCTTCATCCGTTGTTCCCACATGACCGTTGAAAATGGGCCCGAGTTCTGGATGCTGTCGGACCCGCGCGTAAAACACAGCCAGAACCAGGCCGATTTCATTTGGGGTAATATCGAAAAGCCTGAGTGGATTTGGCCTTGAAACTGTTTGTGCCATTGCGCGTCTCTTTTCCTAGTAAAATACTCGACAAACTCGGGGCCGCCAAGGGGGACGACATGGACAAAACAGCACAGGCCAACAGGCCTTCATGACTTTACGCCGCCCAACCACACGCCTATAACGCCCTCATGATGCACGCACAGGCCATCATTATTCGAATTATATGCCCGGCGCTCTGATCAAGACGAGCCGCCGGGACAAGGCGTTTGGATAACCGCGCCGCCCCATAGCCCCATTTGCGAAAATCTCCTGAAAAGGACCGGACACATGTGTGCCGATACACCTGAATACAAAGACACCCTGACGCTTCCCGTCACCGATTTCCCGATGCGCGCAGGCCTGCCCAAGCGCGAGCCAGAGTGGCTGGCCCGCTGGGAAAAGATCGGCGTCTATGACCGCCTGCGCGAAACTGCGGGCGACCGCGTGCCGTTTGTGTTGCACGATGGACCGCCTTATGCGAACGGGCATCTGCATATCGGCCACGCGCTGAACAAAACGATCAAGGACATGATCGTGCGCTCGCACCAGATGATGGGTTTTGATGCGCGCTATGTGCCCGGGTGGGACTGCCACGGTCTGCCGATTGAATGGAAGATCGAGGAACAGTACCGCAAGAAGGGCCGCGACAAGGACGAAGTCAATGTCGTCGATTTCCGTCAGGAATGCCGCAAGTTCGCCGAGGGCTGGATCGACATACAGCGTGACGAGTTCAAACGTCTGGGCATCACCGGAAACTGGGCCGATCCATATCTGACGATGGACTTCCATGCCGAGCGTGTGATCGCCGAGGAATTCATGAAGTTCCTGATGAACGGCACACTGTATCAAGGATCCAAGCCCGTGATGTGGTCACCGGTTGAGAAAACCGCGCTGGCCGAGGCCGAGATCGAGTATCACGACCACAAATCGCACACGATCTGGGTGCCGTTCTCGTTTGCGAATGCCGAAGGTGATCTGGCTGAGGCACGCGTCGTGATCTGGACCACGACGCCTTGGACAATCCCGTCCAACAAGGCCGTCGCCTTTAACGACAAAATCGCTTACGGGCTTTATCGCGTTGATGCGACCGAGGAAGAAAGCTGGACCGCGCCGGGTCAGCTCTACATCTTTGCCGATACTTTGGCTGAGGACGCGCTGGGCAAATCCCGTGTGACCGAGTTTACCCGTGTGCGGGATGTCGCAGCCGATGAACTGTCGGGGCTGATCTGTAAGCACCCCTTCCACGGCCTCGACGGTGCCGATGGCTTCTGGGACTATGAGGTCCCGATGATCGACGGTGATCACGTGACGGACGATGCGGGGACGGGGTTTGTACATACTGCGCCCAGCCACGGTGCTGACGACTATGAAGCATTCGTGAAGCGCAACTGGATCGACCGGATGACCCACAATGTGGGCGAAGAAAGTGAATTCCTGCCCCATGTGCCGTTTTTCGCGGGCCTGCAGGTCTTTGACCGAAAGGGCAAGGAAGGCAAAGCCAATAACGCTGTGATCGCCAAACTGGTCGAGGCCGGTGGCATCATCGCGCGTGGGCGTGTGACGCATTCCTATCCGCATTCGTGGCGGTCGAAAGCGCCCATCGTATTCCGCAACACGCCACAGTGGTTTGCGAGCGTGGACAAAGAGGTTGGCGACGGACAGGACGAGATGGGCAAGACCATCCGCGAACGTGCGCTGAACTCCATTGATCAGCTGGTCAAATGGTGGCCTCAGACCGGTCGCAACCGACTCTATTCGATGATCGAAGCGCGCCCGGATTGGGTGTTGTCGCGTCAACGCGCGTGGGGTGTGCCGCTGACCTGCTTTGTGAAAAAGGGACTGTTGCCGACTGACGAAGATTTCCTTCTGCGCGACCCCGCCGTGAACACGCGCATCGCCGAGGCGTTCGAGGTCGAAGGGGCCGACGCATGGTATGCTGACGGCGCAAAAGAGCGGTTCTTGGGCAATGATCACAACGCCGACGACTGGGAGCAGGTCTTCGACGTGCTCGACGTGTGGTTTGACAGTGGTTCGACCCACTCTTTCGTGCTGCGCGACCGTGAAGACGGCACGCCGGACGGGATCGCAGATGTCTATATGGAAGGCACCGACCAGCATCGCGGTTGGTTCCATTCTTCGCTTTTGCAAGCCTGCGGTACCAAAGGCCGTGCACCCTACAAGAACGTTGTGACCCATGGTTTCACGCTGGACGAAAAGGGCATGAAGATGTCCAAATCCTTGGGCAATACCATCGTGCCCGAGACCGTCGTGAAGCAATATGGCGCGGATATTCTGCGTCTTTGGGTTGCCCAGACGGACTACACGGTCGACCAACGGATCGGGCCGGAAATCCTGAAAGGTGTGGCCGACAGCTATCGCCGTTTGCGCAACACGATGCGCTTCATGTTGGGCAACCTGAACGGGTTTGACGATGCCGAGCGTGTGGACGTGGCGGATATGCCGGAGCTGGAGCGCTGGGTGTTGCATCGTCTGGCCGAACTGGATCACGTCGTGCGCGAAGGGTATAAGGCCTACGACTTCCAGGGCGTGTTCTCGGCCGTGTTCACCTTTGCCACCGTCGACCTGTCGAGCTTTTATTTCGACATCCGCAAGGACGCGCTTTACTGCGATGGGGCAGACAGCCTGAACCGCCGCGCCGCGCGCACTGTGTTGGACATCTTGTTCCACCGCCTGACCACATGGCTGGCGCCGGTTCTGGTTTTCACCATGGAAGATGTGTGGTTGGAGCGTTTCCCCGGCGATGAAAGCTCGGTGCATCTGGTCGATTTCCCCGACACGGCGGCGGACTGGCTGGACGAACCTCTGGCGGCAAAATGGTCCGGTGTCCGCAAGGCCCGCCGCGTTGTCACGGCCGCGCTGGAAATTCAGCGACGCGACAAGGTGATCGGGGCTTCGCTGGAAGCAGCCCCGGTTGTTCACGTGCGCGACAAGGACATTCTGGCGTCATTGAAATCCGTGAACTTCGCGGACATCACGATCACTTCGGCTGTGTCGCTGACAAACGACCCGCTGCCTTCTGAAGCCTTCCGCCTGCCGGAAATCGAAGGCGTGGGTGTGGTGTTCGAAAAAGCATCGGGCGAGAAATGCCAGCGCTGCTGGAAAATTCTGCCGGACGTGGGCAACCACGAACACGCCGGTACGTGTGGTCGTTGCGACGAAGCACTGGGATAAGCAATGACGGGCGGGCCAGTGGCTCGCCCTTCGCTTTAGGTCAACAGATGGCAAAGCGCGCCCGAAGCACCATGTTGCCAGCACCATATCTTAAAAGGATATGGGTGCGGCCTGACGCTTTGCCGCTGCCAAAGGCATACCCCTTCGATATCGCGTGGCTGAGTGAGGATTTCGAGTTGGAATTCGACACCCCGGTTATGATTTTCTGCGGGGAAAACGGCGCAGGTAAATCCACGTTGATAGAAGCACTCGCCGGATTTTGTGGCTTTGACGAAGCGGGCGGTGGCAATGGCTATGCGCCGGTCGATCACGGCATGGCACTGGACGTCAGCGGCGCTGGATTAGGCGACGCTTTGCGCGGCGCGTGGCTGCCAAAAGTGACGCAAGGCTGGTTTTTCCGGGCCGAAACCTTCTTTTCCGTTTCACGATATTTGGATGAGACCGCGCAAACCTATGGGGGGACGGCACCGGACTTCCTGTCCCATTCGCACGGCGAAGGCTTCCTTAGGTTCTTTAGCGAACGGATGGAGCAGCAGGGGATATATTTCCTTGATGAACCCGAAAGCGCATTGTCACCGCGCCGACAGGTAGAGTTGCTGCAACTTCTTATGAAGGTGCAGCAGACAGGAAGTTCTCAGGTGATCCTGTCAACGCATTCGCCCATCTTGATGGCCACACCGGGTGCTGATTTGCGCCAGATCACCCACCGTGGAATTTTCCCAATCGCCTACCGCGATACGGAACACTTTCGACTTTATCAATCCTTTGCTCTGGATCCTGAAGGGTTCCTGATATCGGCGCTCGACGGCGATTGGGATGCGATTACTTAGACGGCCCTGCCCATTAGGGACAAAAACCGGATTGATTGCCCCTGCTGGCTGGGCCAGTCTTCGGCATGTTTCAGATGTCATTCCTTTCGCCTGTCGGACCGTTAGTCATCCATGAAGAAGATGGTGCGGTGACGCGGCTAAGTTGGGGTCGGGCCATCGATGAAGCGGAAACTCCTTTATTGCGGGACGCAAATGAACAGCTTTTGGCCTATTTCGATGGTCGTCTGACAAAATTTGACCTGCCAACATTTGTTCATGGTTCAGATTTCCAACGCGCTGTCTGCGACGCGATGTTGGCCATACCGTATGGCGAGACACTGACCTATGGC
This window contains:
- the ileS gene encoding isoleucine--tRNA ligase, which gives rise to MCADTPEYKDTLTLPVTDFPMRAGLPKREPEWLARWEKIGVYDRLRETAGDRVPFVLHDGPPYANGHLHIGHALNKTIKDMIVRSHQMMGFDARYVPGWDCHGLPIEWKIEEQYRKKGRDKDEVNVVDFRQECRKFAEGWIDIQRDEFKRLGITGNWADPYLTMDFHAERVIAEEFMKFLMNGTLYQGSKPVMWSPVEKTALAEAEIEYHDHKSHTIWVPFSFANAEGDLAEARVVIWTTTPWTIPSNKAVAFNDKIAYGLYRVDATEEESWTAPGQLYIFADTLAEDALGKSRVTEFTRVRDVAADELSGLICKHPFHGLDGADGFWDYEVPMIDGDHVTDDAGTGFVHTAPSHGADDYEAFVKRNWIDRMTHNVGEESEFLPHVPFFAGLQVFDRKGKEGKANNAVIAKLVEAGGIIARGRVTHSYPHSWRSKAPIVFRNTPQWFASVDKEVGDGQDEMGKTIRERALNSIDQLVKWWPQTGRNRLYSMIEARPDWVLSRQRAWGVPLTCFVKKGLLPTDEDFLLRDPAVNTRIAEAFEVEGADAWYADGAKERFLGNDHNADDWEQVFDVLDVWFDSGSTHSFVLRDREDGTPDGIADVYMEGTDQHRGWFHSSLLQACGTKGRAPYKNVVTHGFTLDEKGMKMSKSLGNTIVPETVVKQYGADILRLWVAQTDYTVDQRIGPEILKGVADSYRRLRNTMRFMLGNLNGFDDAERVDVADMPELERWVLHRLAELDHVVREGYKAYDFQGVFSAVFTFATVDLSSFYFDIRKDALYCDGADSLNRRAARTVLDILFHRLTTWLAPVLVFTMEDVWLERFPGDESSVHLVDFPDTAADWLDEPLAAKWSGVRKARRVVTAALEIQRRDKVIGASLEAAPVVHVRDKDILASLKSVNFADITITSAVSLTNDPLPSEAFRLPEIEGVGVVFEKASGEKCQRCWKILPDVGNHEHAGTCGRCDEALG
- a CDS encoding AAA family ATPase, whose amino-acid sequence is MRPDALPLPKAYPFDIAWLSEDFELEFDTPVMIFCGENGAGKSTLIEALAGFCGFDEAGGGNGYAPVDHGMALDVSGAGLGDALRGAWLPKVTQGWFFRAETFFSVSRYLDETAQTYGGTAPDFLSHSHGEGFLRFFSERMEQQGIYFLDEPESALSPRRQVELLQLLMKVQQTGSSQVILSTHSPILMATPGADLRQITHRGIFPIAYRDTEHFRLYQSFALDPEGFLISALDGDWDAIT
- a CDS encoding methylated-DNA--[protein]-cysteine S-methyltransferase, which produces MFQMSFLSPVGPLVIHEEDGAVTRLSWGRAIDEAETPLLRDANEQLLAYFDGRLTKFDLPTFVHGSDFQRAVCDAMLAIPYGETLTYGDIAKLTANSAQAVGNACGANPIPIIIPCHRVMGAGGKLVGFSGAGGVETKVQLLRLEGAAGLLI